From Rhododendron vialii isolate Sample 1 chromosome 7a, ASM3025357v1:
ttctttttttaacgaATTTGTTGGAGAGTTCTGGCCTTTCTCTATCAGGCTTAGTTGTAAACTCATCATAGTCATCTCAATTTTGTACACGGATTTATCTTcgctttcttcttctcctctttcttccaTCAAAATATGCAATGCTTAGCAGTCATAGGAATCAATAACAAGCATTTGGGTAAATGTATTTTGCTGTGTTTTTTCTTAAATGAACATTCTCGAATTTCTTCTATGTTAAAAGGTTTCTCAGCCCTCAATCTTTTCGATAAACATGTGACAATTTaatatgcataaaaaaaaaaagaaaaatctgagGAAGGGTACTAGAATTGAACAGCAGATCTACATACTGAGGAAACTGTTCTTATATACCTGATGGATCCATCATGGTCGAGATCTGCAGCCACTAAATCCCCAAGAGTCATCTTCTTTTGAAGAACCCACTTCGCaattttccgattcctcttgtcaatCCTGAGCTCGGTCAGATACAAAAATGCCCTGGCAACAGCCAATGTACTCACTAATAGCCAAATTATAGCAAAACCCCTCCCTGTAGCCGTGGTGAACGCATAATCCCCGTAACCCACAGTCGTTACAGACGTTACCGATAGATAAAAGCTATCAACCCAAGTCATTCCTTCCAAATAACGTGCCGTAACCGTCCCTATAGCAATACAACCTACAACTACTGccaaagccaaacccacttttATTCGTATCCTCATTCTCCCCTTTGCAGTGTCAATCATGTATGTCCTAACCATCGAGTTGAGTCGATTTGCGTCCATTGTGCTCAGCAAAACCGCCTCTTGCCTATCAAGAACATACGTAACCAAACCACTGAGCAATATATCGATAAACCCGAAACCGACTAGGATGAAAGCACAAGTAAATAGCTTAGTGAACGTCGTGTCGGGTACGATATCACCGTACCCAATGGTGCAGAGAGTGACAACGGTGAAGTACAAGGCATCCACCGGCTTAACCGTGGCATTCCCCTTAAAACTTTCGCTCTTCAATAGGTATACCGAGATGCCGATTATCGAGTATATAACCACTCCAATGAATGCTTGCCTTACAATTAAAGGTGTTTTTCTCACAGGGCTTGGGTCCAAGTCGTCGTGGAAATCTTCTTTGGCATCGGTAATGACGCACGGAGCGGAATTCGACCGCCGGGTGAgtcttcttctctttctgttCAAGTTGGCTAGAAGGTTTATAAAAGAAACTGAATTTGATGATGTTGTGGGGGTGCGAATTACTGCGTCGTTGTTGATTGTGTAGTTATTCgattgttgctgctgctgcggCTGCCAAGCCGGGATGATGTCGAGGGTGATTGCAGAAGCTAGTTTTTTTAGAGGTGATTTGTTTGATGATGTTGCTGCTTCTCCAGTTTTTCTGGGAAGAAGGGGATCTTCATCCATGttgtgaatttttcattttgaaggaGATTTTAAAGAAATACTATTGTGGTACCGCAACAAGAAGTCAAATGCAATTTTGAAAGAATGGTAGTTTTGGTGAAGATGGTTTTTGTTTATCTAAGAGTCAAATGGGGTTGCAATGCAAATTGATGTTTAGCAGTTTCTAAACAGTCAGTCAGATATTGGTTTCTGAATTTGGCAAGTGGTTGTTGTTGCAACATTATCAGCAAAAATAAAACACGGATTTCCATGATTAGTCCCTTATTATGGGCCTGCTTATttgacaacttttttatttttttcctcaagTGTCTATCGTCTCTTTCTTGGTACCAccttttttctttgatttatAGTAGGACTTTTGAGACTTTCCCTAAATATTGGTAACAACGTTGGACTTTTTCGATTTTCTAAAACCATTACGACAATCCTAACCGTTGGTTGACTTGACAATTTAGAAACATTATAAATCTTACTTATCTCCTAACCGTTTAAAATTTGTACTAATTT
This genomic window contains:
- the LOC131332536 gene encoding two-pore potassium channel 3-like; amino-acid sequence: MDEDPLLPRKTGEAATSSNKSPLKKLASAITLDIIPAWQPQQQQQSNNYTINNDAVIRTPTTSSNSVSFINLLANLNRKRRRLTRRSNSAPCVITDAKEDFHDDLDPSPVRKTPLIVRQAFIGVVIYSIIGISVYLLKSESFKGNATVKPVDALYFTVVTLCTIGYGDIVPDTTFTKLFTCAFILVGFGFIDILLSGLVTYVLDRQEAVLLSTMDANRLNSMVRTYMIDTAKGRMRIRIKVGLALAVVVGCIAIGTVTARYLEGMTWVDSFYLSVTSVTTVGYGDYAFTTATGRGFAIIWLLVSTLAVARAFLYLTELRIDKRNRKIAKWVLQKKMTLGDLVAADLDHDGSISKSEYIIYKLKEMGKIAEKDLMQISNQFDMLDNTNCGRLTIADLMESDTD